Genomic window ([Eubacterium] hominis):
TGATGAAAAATAAAGATGGAGATATCATCTATGTCGGAAAAGCCAAAAAACTAAAGAATCGTGTGCGTCAGTATTTTGTGGGCGCACATGATTTTAAGACAACTCGTCTGGTTTCTAATATTGATGATTTTGAATATATCGTTACAGGCAGTGAAAAAGAAGCCCTTTTATTGGAAATCAATCTGATTAAAAAGCATACACCTCCCTATAACATCATGTTTATGGATGATAAGACCTATCCCTATCTGAAACTCACAAAAGAAAAAGCACCAGTGCTTAAGGTGGTACGCAATACCAAAGATAAAAAGGCAGAATACTTTGGACCATTTCCTGATTCTGGGGCAGCATGGGAAACAGTAAAGCTGTTAAACCAGCTGTATCCTTTACGCAAATGTAAACGTCTGCCAAAAAAAGAATGTCTGTATTTTCATATGGGACAATGCCTTGCGCCCTGCGTAAATGAGATTGATCCCAAAACATATCAGGATATGGCCGCAAATATTCGTAAGTTTTTAAAAGGCGATGTAAGGGATATTTTAGATACGCTACAGAAAGAAATGGAGGAAGCAAGTGAAAACCTGTTGTTTGAGAAAGCACAGGAGAAGCTTGATTTGATCCATGCGATTCATCATGTCACAGCCAAACAGCAGATTGACTTTAAAGATCGTAAGGACAGGGACGTATTTGGCTATTATGTAGACAAGGGCTATATCTCGATTCAAGGCTTCTTTGTACGTGGGGGAAAGCTGTTAGAGCGTACTTTGTCCATCGAGCCATTATATGAGCGGGAAGAGGATGCTTTTGTGTCCTTTGTTGCCCAATATTATAGCGCAAATCCATTGCCACAGGAGATTTTAATACCAAAAGAATATGATATTACCCAGCTGGAGGAAATTCTGGATACTAAGATTTTACAGCCGGTACGCGGAGATAAATTAAAGCTGGTAGAAATGGTACTAGCCAATGCGAAAAATGCCCATGAACAAAAATTTGAACTGGTAGAACGTAAAGAAAGTCGTAAAGAAGAAGCGATGGCACAATTATCCAACCTTCTACAAAAAGAAATCCACCGTATCGAAATCTTCGATAACTCTCACATATCCGGTTCTTTTAATGTCAGCGGCATGGTTGTATTTGTGGATGGGGAAGCCAGCAAGAAAGATTATCGATTATATAAACTTGGAGAATATGTATCCGATCTGGATTCCATGAAGGAAGTCGTTTACCGACGGTATTTCCGCTTATTGAAGGAACGTGGAAGATTTCCTGATTTATTGATTGTGGATGGTGGCTATTTACAGATTGAAGCCGCAAAAGAAATTTTGGATGCATTAGATATCCCATTGACCTTATGTGGTTTAGTAAAGGATGATAACCATCGTACAAGCAATCTGATGGATCGTAATGGAAAAATCATTCCAGTGCCACGAGATTTCTCTTTGTTTTTCTTGTTGACACAGATGCAGGATGAAGTGCACCGTTTTGCGATCAGTTATCATCGTCGTGTCCGTAATAAAGCCATGACCAAGTCCATTTTAGATGAAGTGGAGGGAATTGGAGAAGTACGTAAAAAAGAGATCTGGAAACATTTCAAATCTTTAAAACGTCTGAAAGAGGCCAGTGTTGAGGAAATCGCCCAGGTGATTCCTGAAAAGACAGCCATAACCTTATATAATGTTCTACATAACACAGACCAAAATGGAAATGAAGCATAACATAAAGATAGGTAGGATATTGTATAGGGGGTAAATACTACGCAGAAAATATTGACGAAACGCGAGAAAGAAGTCTTCGATCTTCTGATTGACAATTATAGTACCGCCGAAATCGCAGAGAAAATGCATATCTCTGATAAAACGGTGCGAAACCATATATCCAACGTGATGTTAAAGCTTGGAGTTAAGGGCAGAGCACAGGCAGTCGTGGAATTGATCAAGCTCGATGAACTGAAATTATAGACAAAAAAGCTTCTGAAAGAAATTTTCAGAAGTTTTTTTAGGATTTTTGTACCTTTTTTACGTATATAAATAAGTAGGAGGTAATTGTCTATGAAAAAGAACTTAGAAGTGACGTATGTATTAAAAACGACACCGGCGCAGTTTCGCTATCTGAAAACCGAAATGAACAAAACCATGCAGATGTATGAAACCATTTGTAAAGAACAATGCCGATGTCAAAAGCAGTATGAATTATCACAGCGCATCAAAGGCTACGCAAAGGCGTATCTGCCAAAGATGAGTCCACAGGAAATGAAGCATATGGAAGATTGTATCAGGACCCATTCTGCCTATGGATTAAAACATGTGATCGGTTCTGGCTTTATCTGGAGAGGCATCCATTTGTTTCAGATGCTGATGATACCACATACATGGATGAAAGAACCCATCATATTTCATGCGCCGATATTAAACAGTCATTTATATGAAAAAAATGATCAGCTGTACCTGCATATCTGTTTTGGACGTATACATACATGAAAGAGCCTGCTCTTTCTATTATAGATTCTTACGAATTTTGTACTATTGACTTTTTATTCCTACTTTATGGTATAATGACTAACGCGAGGTGTTTATGATGAAAATCAAACGAATGTTGTTTATCATAGTTTTGATTGCTTTATTTGGCGGTTGTTTTTATGCGATGAACCAGCACTATGATGAACTGGCAAGATACCCTTATGAACTTACACAAAAACAACGTGACATCGTCTTAGAGCATCTGGATACAGAACAGATCAATTATCTGCTTGCCCAGAAGATAGAACCAGATGAGTTTCTTCCTTTTATCGAAGAAGAAGGGTTTACATTAGAAAATACACTATGGTATACCAAAGCCATGAGTACCAGAAAAGAAGAAAAGTCATATATCGTAAACTTCATCAACAAGTATAAAGAACATATGGAATATGGCGAATTACAAAACCTTTTGACATATTATTCCTATAATGTTTTAACACGTTTTTATGATGAAGGATATACCTATGGAGAACATGCAAAGCTTATCGCAAATCCAAGCAGTATGTATACGATTTTAAATACATCCAAAACGATATATACATATGAACCAAAAAACTTAGTGACAATTACCACCCTGCCACATGATTCTATCGTGGATAATGCCAATGATATCATGATTCAAAAAGAAGTCGTCAAACCTTTGGAAGAATTGATGAAGGCAGCAAAAGAAATCAATCGTAAAAACTATGGAGATATGGTCATTACGACCGGCTATTTATCTTATGAAGATCAAATATCATTGTATGAGAGCAAACAAAAAGAATTTCCAAAAGATTTTACGATGTATTGGGATCATCCTGGACAAAGCGAATACCAGCTTGGCTATACGATTACCCTGAAACCTAATGATAACAAAGGTGACAGTGAAGAAAAGAAAAAAGAAGAAGATCGTGAACAGGCCGTCTGGTTGAAAGAAAACGCATATAAATATGGTTTTGTGATACGATATCCAAAACATAAAGAAGATGTGACGAAAAAAGCGTATCAGCCATATACCCTTCGCTATGTTGGAAAACAGGCAGCAAAGCTTATGCATGATGAAGATAAAGCGATGGAAGAAATAGATTTCAGTGTATTTGAAAAATAGAATTACGTGCATTCGCAAAGGGTGCACGTTCTTTTTATGTATCAGCTTTCATAAACTTAAGACAGAGGTGAAGGTATGCAGCGCTTTAAAAAACAATTTGCATTCTTATTCGGGATGATTGCCATTGCGGCATATGCATCCATCCGTTTCTTTCCAACAGAAGAGGCAACAACACCTGTCATTCAAAGTGAAACAACAGGTAATCACATGCAGATTTATATGATGGATCATGATAAAACCCTGATTCCTATCAGTATTCCTGTGGATGAGGAAATGAGTGAAGAGGATCAGGTCAATATCATGCTTGGCTATATGAGTGGGAAACAAAGCCTGAAAGGTTTTTCTCCATTATTTACGAAAGAAGTGCATATGGACAGCTTTCAAATCAATAATGGGATCATCGCAGTAGACTTTGATGACAGTTTAAAAAATTATACAAAAGAAAATGAATTACGTGTATTAGAATCTTTGACATGGGGATTAACGCAGTTTCATGATGTAGAACGTGTCAAGTTAATGATGAATGGGGAAACATTAACAGCGATGCCGAATGGCTCTACACCGATTCCAGAGATATTAAATCGCAGCATTGGCATTAATCATTTTGAAACATCCACGTCTGCATTGCATACAAGTGATGAAATGACAGTCTATTATACCAAGAAGGTACAGGGAAATACCTATATGGTACCAAAAAGCAAACGTTATCCATCCACACGCTCCTCTTTAGAATCCAAAGTCAATGAAATCATAGAAGATGTATCAGTATCCAGTACCCTGACACAGCCAATGGTAAAAGACAGTATCAAAATGGAGTCTATGAGCTTTGAGAAAGGAACATTAAAGGTATCTTTGGATGAACATATCTTAGGCGCAGATAAAACCGTAAAACAGGATGTTTATGACTCACTCACCTTATCTTTATTAAGCCTTCCAAGTGTAGAACATGTACAGGTGCTGGTTGATGATGTGGTCGTTTCTTTACAAGATGAAGCAAAAACAGTTTCCCTGCAAGATATTTCATATAATGAAGTAATGTTTTGAAATAATTATTTATTCTTTCATGGATTTTTGGTATACTTACTACAGTAGGTGATCAAAATGAAAATTATACTTGTTAGTGACAGTCATGGAAAAGATGAAGCGTTAGATAAGGTATTAGAAACATATCCAGATGCGGATGCATTCGTTCATTGTGGGGATATAGAAACATATCCAGAATGCTATCCACAATTTATCACAGTACGTGGAAATAATGATATCTATTACGATTATCCAGAGGAACAAACATTGCATATCGCAGGACATGGAATCTATATTACCCATTCTCATCATTTTATGTATACACACAGATTGGAACAGATGGCAGAAAAAGCAAAAAGCTTAGATTGTGATATCGTGTTTTACGGGCATACACACATTGCCGCAGATGATGAGGTAAATGGTGTACGACTCATCAATCCGGGTTCATTATGGAGAAGTCGTGATGGACGTGGACCATCTTATGCTATTGTGGATTTAGATTCCTATCATGTGGATGTGGAATTTGTATTTATGCCAAAACCGAAAAGCCGTTTTGGATTTTTCTGAAAAATGTAAAAAAGTCATGTTTGTTTCATGACTTTTTTCTTTTCTTTTTCCATAAATTACGCTATAATAAGTCTGCGTGTAAACGTTTTATTTAAGAAAGGTGTTTGAAAAACATGGAAAGAAAAGTTGGAACAATTTCTCGTGGGGTACGCTGCCCGATCATTCGAGAAGGTGATGATTTAGCTTCTATCGTCGTTGACAGTGTATTGGAAGCCGCTGAATCAGAAGGATTTGAAATGCGTGATAAAGATGTAGTTGCGATTACAGAATCTATCGTTGCCCGTAGCCAGGGAAATTATGCCAGTGTGGATGCAATCGCAGAAGATGTGAAAGCTAAGCTGGGTGGAGAAACCATTGGTGTGATTTTTCCAATCTTGAGTAGAAACCGTTTTGCAATTTGTTTAAGAGGAATTGCTAAGGGAGCAAAGAAAATTGTATTGATGTTGAGCTATCCTAGTGATGAGGTAGGAAATCATCTAATCAGTGTAGATGCATTAGATGAAGCAGGTGTCAATCCATATAGTGATGTATTATCACTTGAAAAATATCGTGAACTGTTTGGAGAAAACAAACATGAATTCACTGGTGTCGATTACGTGGAATATTATCAGAATCTGATCAAAGAAGAAGGCTGTGATGTAGAGGTAATCTTTGCGAACAGCGCAAAAATGATCTTAAATTATACAAAGAACGTATTGACTTGTGATATTCATACAAGAGCTAGAACAAAACGTATCCTGAAAGAAAATGGTGCAGAAAGGGTATGTGGTCTGGATGATATCCTGACAACTTCTATCAATGGCAATGGCTATAACAGTGCATATGGTCTGTTAGGTTCTAATAAATCTACAGAAGATACTGTAAAACTGTTCCCAAGAGAATGCCGTGATTTAGTATTTGATATCCAGAAAAAATTAAAAGAACGTTGTGGCAAAGATGTAGAAGTCATGGTGTATGGTGATGGTGCGTTTAAAGATCCTGTTGGAAAGATCTGGGAACTTGCTGATCCATGCGTATCACCTGCTTATACAGATGGTTTGGAAGGAACACCAAATGAATTGAAATTGAAATATCTTGCAGACAATGATTTCAAAGATTTAAGTGGTGAAGAACTACAGAATGCCATTGAAGCAAAAATCAAAGAAAAAGATGGCAATCTAAAAGGGGATATGGCATCTCAGGGTACAACACCAAGAAGATTGACTGACCTGATTGGTTCTTTATGTGACTTAACAAGTGGTTCAGGTGATAAAGGTACACCAATCGTACTTGTTCAGGGTTACTTTGACAATTTCACAAACTAAGAACTGGAAGAAGGACAAATCGTCCTTCTTTTTTAATGGAAAGAAGAATAAGTATTGAGGTGTTAAACTGCTTCTCATGTTTCAAATGATGGATTATTTTAGGCTTTTCAATCATAAAGGTTCTTGGATAATATGATAAAAATCGGTATAATAGGTATTGAATAAATACTGTATAATATTTACAAGGGAAAAAGGGGAATTTTACACATATGGAAAAGATTAAAGAGTATATCACAAAGAACAAGAAAATTGTTATACCTGTAGTAATCATCATTATTTTATTATTGATTGGTGGTATCTATTTTGCTGTGCAATCAAATAGTGACCACAGTGATTCAAAAATAGAATCAACTAAACAAGAAGCGAATAAAAGCAAGGGAAAAGAAACTACAAAAGATCTAGACACTTACGTAAAAGGTATAAAAGACTGGACAATCGAAGTGGGTGCCAAGAATATAAACTTCCTTAAGGATTTCACATTTGACAAGAAGGTCATAAAAGACGTTACTGTTGATGCCAGTAAGGTTGACCTCACAAAAGAGGGGAAATATGATCTTACATATAATATCATTCCTATTGACACCACAATCGACAAAAAGACTGTAATAAAGACAGTCGAAGTAATTTCTAAAGAAAAAGCACAGAAAGAAGCAGATAAAGGAAATCAAGTCATTACTTCTGATAATGAGATTAAGAAAAAATCTAAAGATAACGATGCCGACTCAAAGAAAGAAGTTGCTTCTAATAAGAACAATTCCAATACTTCCAACTCACAGAACACTAATGGCAATAGCGATAACAACAATAACAATGGAGGTTCTAAGCCGAATACGGATAACAATTCTGGAAACTCCAGCTCTAATAATAGTAAACCTGTCAAACCGACTAAGCCTGCTAATCCAGAAACTCCTGTTCATCAGCATAACTTCAACATTTTCGTACCAGAGAAAAGCCATATCGAATATGGCGAAGAAACATATGAGGAACAAGTTCCAAAATATGTTAAAATTTATTGGTACGAATGCAATGTCTGCCATGAACATTTTGATGATGAAATGAAGGCTGCAACACATTGCGAAGATGTTTGCGATTCCACATACTCATTTAAGAAAGACACCGTTCAAGACGGTTACGACACTGTTACAAAAATACGTCCGACATCTACCAAAGTCGTTGACGACCCAGCTCACTACGAATGCAGTTGTGGCGCACGTAAGTAAATACCATATTGTTGTTCATACACATTATAACGAATTTACTATTTTAAAAGAGTTTTACCTATGAATGTATAAACTAGATGATAAAGAAAAAGGTATTAAGAAAAGGGGAATTTTACACATATGGAAAAGATTAAAGAGTATATTACAAAGAACAAGAAAATTGTTATACCTGTAGCAATCATCATTATTTTATTATTGATTGGTGGTATCTATTTTGCTGTGCAATCAATTAATGGCAACAGTGATCCAAAAATAGAATCAACTAAACTAGAAGCAGATAAAAGCAAGGGAAAAGAAACTACAAAAGATCTAGACACTTACGTAAAAGGTATAACAGACTGGACAATCGAAGTGGGTGCCAAGAACGTAGACTTCCTTAAGGATTTCACATTTGACAAGAAGGTCATAAAAGACGTTACTGTTGATGCCAGTAAGGTTGACCTCACAAAAGAGGGGAAATATGATCTTACATATAATATCATTCCTATTGACACCACAATCGACAAAAAGACTGTAATAAAGACAGTCGAAGTAATTTCTAAAGAAAAAGCCCAGAAAGAAGCAGATAAAGGAAATCAGGTCATTACTTCTGGTGATGAGATTAAAAAAAAATCTAAAGATAACGATGCCGACTCAAAGAAAGAAGTTGCTTCTAATAAGAACAATTCCAATACTTCCAACTCACAGAACACTAATGGCAATAGCCATAATAACAATAACAATGGAGGTTCTAAGCCGAATACGGATAACAATTCTGGAAACTCCAGCTCTAATAACAGTAAACCTAGCGAATCTACTAAACCTACAGAACCAGTAAAACCAGTTCATCAACATGATTTCAGCATTTATGTACCAGAAAAAAGTCACACAGAATATGTGACTGAAACATGTGAGGAACAAGTACCAATTTATGAGTATGTAGAATGGTTTGAATGTAACTATTGTCATGAACACTTTGATAATGCAACTGATGTAGCATATCATTGTTTAACCGTATGTGGTTGTAATTACACTCTGAAAGGTGATAACATCCAAACAGGTTACTCAACTGAAACCAAAACTCGCCAGAAAGCTATAAAAGTTGTTGACGACCCAGCTCATTATGAATGCAGTTGTGGCGCACGTAAATAACACCTTTAAGACAGAAAAAGGTTTTATATGAGCATTGATAAAAAAACTCCGCAATGGAGTTTTTTTGCGACTACCAACTGCAAAAATTCTATCACGGAGGAATGACAAATGAATAAACAATATTCAGATGTCTTATATAGTTTGTCATACTCGCTATGGAGTTGTAAATATAGGGTTTATGCACAACTTGCCATTGTGAAAAGCAGTTTTCGGTAAAATGATAGAATATCGTGAAAAAGATTATAAAAAAATCTTTTTTGAAAGCGGTTATATTATGGAAAATGGTGTATAATAGAAGAAGATATAAGGGGTCGAGGTCATGAAAGAGAAGAAAGTAATGTATCCTTACTTTATCGTGGCATTGCTTACGGTATTTATCATTGGAACAATGGCTTATTTTTATATGGACTATTTGAATGCACAGATTGGTGAAGAAACCATGATCAGTATGAATGAAGTTAGTCAGAAGAATGCTGCAACTATAGAAAATCGTATCAAAGATAATCTGCAAATGGTAGATTCTTTATCTGAAGTTGTCATTTATGAAGATCTTAATAAGCCGCAAGAAATTGTTGAAAAGATGAAATACCTGGCTGAAAAAAATCATTTAAAGCGTATTGGTATTGCGGATGTAACGGGTGATTGCTATACCACGGATGATGAACATTTAAATATTTCCCAACGTGAATATTTTCAGAAAGCTTTAAAAGGTGAAAGCAATGTTTCGGAAGTAATAACAGATAAAATAGGTGCTGGAGATAAAATCAACGCATATGCAACACCAGTGATGCGTAATGGAGAAGTCAAGGCGGTTTTTTTCTATGTAAAAACAGTGGAAGATTTTTCACAGGATATTCTGATTACCAGCTTTGGTGGAGAAGGGCATTCTATTTTAAGTGATACAACAGGTAAAATTATTTTACGATGTGATGATTATGATGGCTTTGATGGAATCGATACAATGAAAGATTTGTGTTATTCAGGTAAAACGAAATATTTTGACGATGATAATGACAGTGGATTTATTAAATTTATCGATGCGAAGAGTGAAGACTGTTACTTATCTTTTGAAGGTATTGATTATAATGGCTGGTTTGTATTGACAGTTGTACCGGCTTCTGTTGTGACCGCAAGAATTACTTCTTTTTCAAAAATTGCCTTCCTCACATGGTTTATCATCATTCTGGTTGCGGTAATATTCTTTGTGGTATTCTATCATTTCCGTCGTCGTTCTCAGCGTCAGATGGAGGCAGCACTTTATAATGATCCATTGACTGGTCATAAGAATTTTAATAAATTTAAAACAGATGTATCGTTATTGTTGGAAACATCACCAAAACGTGATATCTTCAGTATCGTGGAATTTGATATTTGTGAATTCAAGATGTTTAATAAAATCTATGGCTATGCTTTTGGGGATGATTTGTTAATTACGATCATGTATGCAGTCAATCTGCATTTACGCTTCGGAGAGCATGCGGCACGTATCAGTGAAGATCGATTTGTCGCATTGCTACAGGAACATGAGGAAGAAGAAATCACCAAGCGAATATCTAAAATTTATGCGGAAATACAAAATGACTATACAAGGCATCATCCTGGCAGCAAATTTGCCATGCAGTTTGGTGTTTATCAGATGCATATGTATGATTATGATTTGATGAAATGTCTGGATAAAGCCATTTATGCGAAAAACAATAAGAAAAATGATCCTAAAGCATTTATTTCATTCTATAGTGAAGAAATGTATCAGGATATCGTAAGAAAAAAACAGATTGAAAGTCGTATGCAAAGTGCGATGGATCATGGAGAATTTGTTGTATATTTCCAGCCAAAGGTAGATATTGAAACAAATAAAGTGGTTGCTGCGGAAGCTCTTGTGCGCTGGAAAGATCCACAAAATGGATTGATTTCTCCAGGAGAATTTATACCGATTTTTGAAAAGAACGGATT
Coding sequences:
- the uvrC gene encoding excinuclease ABC subunit UvrC, encoding MANMAKIQDKLAILPALPGCYLMKNKDGDIIYVGKAKKLKNRVRQYFVGAHDFKTTRLVSNIDDFEYIVTGSEKEALLLEINLIKKHTPPYNIMFMDDKTYPYLKLTKEKAPVLKVVRNTKDKKAEYFGPFPDSGAAWETVKLLNQLYPLRKCKRLPKKECLYFHMGQCLAPCVNEIDPKTYQDMAANIRKFLKGDVRDILDTLQKEMEEASENLLFEKAQEKLDLIHAIHHVTAKQQIDFKDRKDRDVFGYYVDKGYISIQGFFVRGGKLLERTLSIEPLYEREEDAFVSFVAQYYSANPLPQEILIPKEYDITQLEEILDTKILQPVRGDKLKLVEMVLANAKNAHEQKFELVERKESRKEEAMAQLSNLLQKEIHRIEIFDNSHISGSFNVSGMVVFVDGEASKKDYRLYKLGEYVSDLDSMKEVVYRRYFRLLKERGRFPDLLIVDGGYLQIEAAKEILDALDIPLTLCGLVKDDNHRTSNLMDRNGKIIPVPRDFSLFFLLTQMQDEVHRFAISYHRRVRNKAMTKSILDEVEGIGEVRKKEIWKHFKSLKRLKEASVEEIAQVIPEKTAITLYNVLHNTDQNGNEA
- a CDS encoding EAL domain-containing protein, with the protein product MKEKKVMYPYFIVALLTVFIIGTMAYFYMDYLNAQIGEETMISMNEVSQKNAATIENRIKDNLQMVDSLSEVVIYEDLNKPQEIVEKMKYLAEKNHLKRIGIADVTGDCYTTDDEHLNISQREYFQKALKGESNVSEVITDKIGAGDKINAYATPVMRNGEVKAVFFYVKTVEDFSQDILITSFGGEGHSILSDTTGKIILRCDDYDGFDGIDTMKDLCYSGKTKYFDDDNDSGFIKFIDAKSEDCYLSFEGIDYNGWFVLTVVPASVVTARITSFSKIAFLTWFIIILVAVIFFVVFYHFRRRSQRQMEAALYNDPLTGHKNFNKFKTDVSLLLETSPKRDIFSIVEFDICEFKMFNKIYGYAFGDDLLITIMYAVNLHLRFGEHAARISEDRFVALLQEHEEEEITKRISKIYAEIQNDYTRHHPGSKFAMQFGVYQMHMYDYDLMKCLDKAIYAKNNKKNDPKAFISFYSEEMYQDIVRKKQIESRMQSAMDHGEFVVYFQPKVDIETNKVVAAEALVRWKDPQNGLISPGEFIPIFEKNGFLEILDMYVIDTVLTYMSSWRGKYAPISVSVNLSKTYIFQEGFAQRIYDMTQKHGIEAKYLELEITESTMLDNSERLIALIKELKSFGFLISMDDFGSGYSSLNMLKEMPIDIIKLDQVFLRSNEQTREKSKLIVEGIMDMINLLGIDSVAEGVETKDQLQLLYDVHCRIAQGFYFYKPMPISEFEKLL
- a CDS encoding helix-turn-helix transcriptional regulator, whose product is MLTKREKEVFDLLIDNYSTAEIAEKMHISDKTVRNHISNVMLKLGVKGRAQAVVELIKLDELKL
- a CDS encoding M15 family metallopeptidase; its protein translation is MKIKRMLFIIVLIALFGGCFYAMNQHYDELARYPYELTQKQRDIVLEHLDTEQINYLLAQKIEPDEFLPFIEEEGFTLENTLWYTKAMSTRKEEKSYIVNFINKYKEHMEYGELQNLLTYYSYNVLTRFYDEGYTYGEHAKLIANPSSMYTILNTSKTIYTYEPKNLVTITTLPHDSIVDNANDIMIQKEVVKPLEELMKAAKEINRKNYGDMVITTGYLSYEDQISLYESKQKEFPKDFTMYWDHPGQSEYQLGYTITLKPNDNKGDSEEKKKEEDREQAVWLKENAYKYGFVIRYPKHKEDVTKKAYQPYTLRYVGKQAAKLMHDEDKAMEEIDFSVFEK
- a CDS encoding GerMN domain-containing protein, which translates into the protein MQRFKKQFAFLFGMIAIAAYASIRFFPTEEATTPVIQSETTGNHMQIYMMDHDKTLIPISIPVDEEMSEEDQVNIMLGYMSGKQSLKGFSPLFTKEVHMDSFQINNGIIAVDFDDSLKNYTKENELRVLESLTWGLTQFHDVERVKLMMNGETLTAMPNGSTPIPEILNRSIGINHFETSTSALHTSDEMTVYYTKKVQGNTYMVPKSKRYPSTRSSLESKVNEIIEDVSVSSTLTQPMVKDSIKMESMSFEKGTLKVSLDEHILGADKTVKQDVYDSLTLSLLSLPSVEHVQVLVDDVVVSLQDEAKTVSLQDISYNEVMF
- a CDS encoding coenzyme F420-0:L-glutamate ligase yields the protein MERKVGTISRGVRCPIIREGDDLASIVVDSVLEAAESEGFEMRDKDVVAITESIVARSQGNYASVDAIAEDVKAKLGGETIGVIFPILSRNRFAICLRGIAKGAKKIVLMLSYPSDEVGNHLISVDALDEAGVNPYSDVLSLEKYRELFGENKHEFTGVDYVEYYQNLIKEEGCDVEVIFANSAKMILNYTKNVLTCDIHTRARTKRILKENGAERVCGLDDILTTSINGNGYNSAYGLLGSNKSTEDTVKLFPRECRDLVFDIQKKLKERCGKDVEVMVYGDGAFKDPVGKIWELADPCVSPAYTDGLEGTPNELKLKYLADNDFKDLSGEELQNAIEAKIKEKDGNLKGDMASQGTTPRRLTDLIGSLCDLTSGSGDKGTPIVLVQGYFDNFTN
- a CDS encoding metallophosphoesterase; translated protein: MKIILVSDSHGKDEALDKVLETYPDADAFVHCGDIETYPECYPQFITVRGNNDIYYDYPEEQTLHIAGHGIYITHSHHFMYTHRLEQMAEKAKSLDCDIVFYGHTHIAADDEVNGVRLINPGSLWRSRDGRGPSYAIVDLDSYHVDVEFVFMPKPKSRFGFF